A single Streptomyces sp. 2114.4 DNA region contains:
- a CDS encoding PP2C family serine/threonine-protein phosphatase — protein MSLSLRFAAGSHKGMIREGNEDSGYAGPRLLAIADGMGGQAAGEVASSEVISTLVQLDDDVPGSDLLTSLGTAVTRANDQLRVMVEEDPQLEGMGTTLTALLWTGQRLGLVHVGDSRAYLLRDGVLTQITQDHTWVQRLVDEGRITEEEATTHPQRSLLMRALGSGDHVEPDLSIREVRAGDRYLICSDGLSGVVSHQTLEETLASYHGPHETVQELIQLALRGGGPDNITCIVADVLDVDGNDAMAGQLNDTPVIVGAVAENQHQLSDPSTLQTPAARAAELGRPGGQPSAPGGAFGPPGSGEHEVGGPPQGSFGAFMDEDFVKPRRRGRWLKRSLFIALALAVVGGGCYAGYNWTQTQYFVGAKDDHVALYRGISQDLAWIKLNDVDEDHPEIELKYLPLYQRNQVKETIAVDSRTQAGEKVTELNNQANACRIKEQREAAEREAARKPSKKGQAGTPSKPGSPSQSGSPSAKPGSTGKAGNDSTAGTAGTLSATVTPKPGPSTSQAAPSEEQKQLEKNCSTQQ, from the coding sequence ATGAGCTTGTCACTGCGCTTCGCCGCCGGATCGCACAAGGGCATGATCCGCGAGGGCAACGAGGATTCCGGCTATGCCGGGCCACGGCTGCTCGCCATCGCCGACGGCATGGGCGGCCAGGCCGCCGGTGAGGTCGCCTCCTCCGAGGTGATCTCCACGCTCGTCCAGCTCGACGACGACGTCCCCGGCTCCGATCTCCTCACCTCGCTGGGCACGGCCGTCACCCGCGCCAATGACCAGCTGCGGGTGATGGTCGAGGAGGACCCCCAGCTGGAGGGCATGGGCACGACCCTGACCGCCCTGCTGTGGACCGGTCAGCGGCTCGGCCTCGTCCACGTCGGTGACTCGCGGGCATACCTGCTGCGCGACGGCGTGCTGACCCAGATCACCCAGGACCACACCTGGGTGCAGCGGCTGGTCGACGAGGGCCGGATCACCGAAGAGGAAGCCACCACCCATCCGCAGCGGTCGCTGCTGATGCGGGCGCTGGGCAGCGGCGATCATGTCGAGCCCGATCTGTCGATCCGCGAGGTGCGGGCCGGCGACCGGTATCTGATCTGCTCGGACGGACTGTCCGGGGTCGTCAGCCACCAGACGCTGGAGGAGACCCTCGCCAGCTACCACGGGCCGCACGAGACCGTGCAGGAGCTGATTCAGCTCGCGCTGCGCGGCGGCGGACCCGACAACATCACCTGCATCGTCGCCGACGTCCTGGACGTGGACGGCAACGACGCGATGGCCGGCCAGCTCAACGACACCCCGGTCATCGTCGGCGCCGTCGCGGAGAACCAGCACCAGCTCAGCGACCCGAGCACGCTGCAGACCCCCGCGGCGCGGGCCGCCGAGCTCGGCCGGCCGGGCGGGCAGCCGTCCGCGCCCGGCGGTGCCTTCGGGCCGCCCGGCAGCGGTGAGCACGAGGTCGGCGGTCCGCCGCAGGGCTCGTTCGGCGCGTTCATGGACGAGGACTTCGTCAAGCCGCGCCGGCGCGGCCGGTGGCTGAAGCGGTCGCTGTTCATCGCGCTGGCGCTGGCCGTCGTGGGCGGCGGGTGCTACGCGGGCTACAACTGGACGCAGACCCAGTACTTCGTGGGCGCCAAGGACGACCACGTCGCGCTCTACCGGGGCATCAGCCAGGACCTCGCGTGGATAAAGCTCAACGACGTGGACGAGGACCATCCCGAGATCGAACTCAAGTACCTGCCGCTGTACCAGCGCAACCAGGTCAAGGAGACGATCGCGGTCGACAGCCGCACGCAGGCCGGCGAAAAAGTCACCGAACTGAACAACCAGGCCAATGCCTGCCGTATCAAGGAGCAGCGGGAGGCGGCCGAACGCGAGGCGGCACGGAAGCCGAGCAAGAAGGGCCAGGCCGGCACACCGTCGAAGCCCGGTAGCCCGTCCCAGTCCGGTTCGCCGAGCGCCAAGCCCGGTTCCACCGGCAAGGCGGGCAACGACAGCACCGCCGGCACGGCCGGCACGCTGTCGGCGACCGTCACTCCGAAGCCCGGACCCAGCACCAGCCAGGCCGCCCCCTCCGAGGAGCAGAAGCAGCTGGAAAAAAATTGCAGCACCCAGCAGTGA
- a CDS encoding FHA domain-containing protein, which produces MSELTLTVMRLGFLAVLWLFVIVAVQVIRSDLFGTRVTQRGAARRGGQEARTQRQAAPPQQQRRQEGGRGSNRQRRGAPTKLVVSEGSLTGTTVALQGQTISLGRAHDSTIVLDDDYASSRHARIYPDRDGQWIVEDLGSTNGTYLDRTRLTTPTPIPLGAPIRIGKTVIELRK; this is translated from the coding sequence ATGTCAGAGCTGACCCTCACGGTCATGCGGTTGGGTTTCCTCGCCGTACTGTGGCTGTTCGTCATCGTGGCCGTTCAGGTCATCCGCAGCGATCTGTTCGGCACGCGCGTCACACAGCGCGGTGCCGCCCGGCGCGGCGGGCAGGAAGCGCGTACGCAGCGGCAGGCTGCGCCACCGCAGCAGCAGCGCCGCCAGGAAGGCGGTCGCGGCAGCAACCGTCAGCGCCGCGGAGCACCCACCAAGCTGGTGGTCTCCGAGGGCTCGCTGACCGGCACCACCGTCGCCCTCCAAGGCCAGACCATCTCCCTGGGCCGTGCGCACGACTCCACGATCGTGCTGGACGACGACTACGCGTCCAGCAGGCATGCCAGGATCTACCCGGACCGTGACGGCCAGTGGATCGTCGAGGATCTCGGTTCCACCAACGGCACGTACCTGGACCGGACCCGACTGACGACCCCGACACCGATTCCGCTGGGAGCCCCGATCCGCATCGGCAAGACCGTCATCGAGCTGCGGAAGTAG
- a CDS encoding helix-turn-helix domain-containing protein, with the protein MADHGEAVCRQVDDGVTRVFELLGKRWTGLIVATLMPAPVHFADLRRAIPGISERMLSDRLVELAAAGLLLREVDPGPPLRVSYRLTEAGLAMEPALKELGRWAETYLADGGQCPERFRK; encoded by the coding sequence ATGGCGGATCACGGCGAGGCGGTGTGCAGGCAGGTCGACGACGGTGTGACGCGCGTCTTCGAGCTGTTGGGGAAGCGCTGGACGGGGCTGATCGTCGCCACCCTGATGCCGGCGCCGGTGCACTTCGCCGATCTGCGGCGGGCCATCCCCGGCATCAGTGAGCGCATGCTCTCCGACCGCCTCGTGGAGCTGGCGGCGGCCGGCCTGCTCCTGCGCGAGGTGGATCCGGGCCCGCCGCTGCGCGTCTCCTACCGGCTGACCGAGGCCGGTCTCGCCATGGAGCCCGCGCTCAAGGAGCTGGGGCGCTGGGCGGAGACCTATCTCGCCGACGGCGGGCAGTGTCCGGAGCGGTTCCGGAAGTGA
- a CDS encoding DUF3662 and FHA domain-containing protein, protein MGVLKRFEQRLEGLVNGTFAKVFKSEVQPVEIAGALQRECDNNATIWNRDRTVVPNDFIVELSTPDYERLSPYSGQLGDELSSMVRDYAKQQRYTFMGSIKVHLEKADDLDTGLYRVRSRTLASSSSQEQPGPAAAQRSAAPRGGRPGGGHVSPPPMPSSPPPGGAQPVPRTAPPGAGPQPHAQTRRWIEINGTRHQISRPTLVLGRSTDADVRIDDPGVSRRHCEIRVGTPPTIQDLGSTNGIVVDGQHTTHANLRDGSRIVVGSTTIVYRQAEG, encoded by the coding sequence GTGGGAGTACTGAAGCGTTTCGAGCAGCGTCTCGAAGGTCTCGTCAACGGCACCTTCGCCAAGGTGTTCAAGTCCGAGGTGCAGCCCGTTGAGATCGCCGGCGCGCTGCAGCGCGAGTGCGACAACAACGCCACCATCTGGAACCGCGACCGCACGGTCGTCCCCAACGACTTCATCGTCGAGCTGAGCACCCCGGACTACGAGCGGCTGAGCCCCTACAGCGGGCAGCTCGGCGACGAGCTCTCGAGCATGGTCCGCGACTACGCCAAGCAGCAGCGCTACACCTTCATGGGCTCGATCAAGGTCCATCTGGAGAAGGCCGACGATCTCGACACCGGCCTGTACCGCGTCCGCAGCCGTACGCTCGCCTCCAGCTCGTCCCAGGAGCAGCCCGGCCCGGCGGCCGCACAGCGCTCCGCGGCTCCCCGCGGCGGCCGTCCCGGCGGCGGCCACGTGAGCCCGCCCCCCATGCCTTCGTCCCCGCCTCCCGGCGGCGCACAGCCCGTACCTCGTACGGCACCGCCCGGTGCAGGACCGCAGCCCCACGCGCAGACCCGGCGCTGGATCGAGATCAACGGCACCCGCCACCAGATCTCGCGCCCGACGCTCGTGCTGGGCCGCAGCACCGACGCTGACGTACGGATCGACGACCCGGGTGTCTCCCGGCGTCACTGTGAGATCCGGGTCGGAACGCCCCCCACGATCCAGGATCTGGGCTCCACGAACGGCATCGTGGTAGACGGGCAGCACACCACTCACGCTAATCTCCGCGACGGCTCGCGGATTGTCGTGGGCAGTACCACCATCGTTTACCGGCAAGCCGAAGGGTGA
- a CDS encoding FtsW/RodA/SpoVE family cell cycle protein has protein sequence MSSSTTNTTTIGTIGAPSRRNTELAMLVFAVLIPVFAYVNVGLAKDGSVPAGVLGYSLGLGLLAGVAHLVVRKWAPYADPLMLPIATLLNGLGLIFIWRLDQEPSLGKAMAPNQLMWSTLGVAFFLAILIFLKDHRVLQRYTYISMVVALVLLVAPVFFPGVNGAKIWITIPGLGSLQPGEFAKIIIAIFFAGYLMVKRDALALASRRFMGLYLPRGRDLGPILVIWALSLMILVFETDLGTSLLFFGLFVVMLYVATERTSWIVFGLLLSAGGAVAVATFESHVQTRVHNWLNPLELANGGVTETAQAMYSFGSGGILGSGLGQGYSRLILGIAPKSDYILATVGEEVGLAGLMAILLLYGLLIERGIRTALAARDPFGKLLSIGLSGAFALQVFVVAGGVTGLIPLTGMTMPFLAQGGSSVIANWALVAILLRISDTARRPAPAPAPSTDAEMTQVVHP, from the coding sequence ATGAGCAGCAGCACCACCAACACCACCACCATCGGCACCATCGGAGCCCCGAGCCGCCGCAACACCGAGCTGGCGATGCTCGTCTTCGCGGTGCTGATTCCGGTGTTCGCGTACGTCAACGTCGGTCTGGCGAAGGACGGTTCGGTGCCGGCCGGCGTGCTGGGCTACAGCCTGGGCCTGGGCCTGCTGGCGGGCGTCGCGCATCTCGTCGTCCGCAAGTGGGCGCCGTACGCGGACCCGCTGATGCTGCCCATCGCCACCCTGCTCAACGGGCTGGGACTGATCTTCATCTGGCGGCTGGACCAGGAGCCCTCGCTGGGCAAGGCGATGGCGCCCAACCAGCTGATGTGGTCGACGCTCGGTGTCGCCTTCTTCCTCGCCATCCTGATCTTCCTCAAGGACCACCGTGTCCTGCAGCGCTACACCTACATCTCGATGGTGGTGGCGCTGGTCCTGCTGGTCGCGCCGGTGTTCTTCCCCGGTGTGAACGGCGCGAAGATCTGGATCACGATTCCGGGGCTCGGCTCGCTGCAGCCCGGTGAGTTCGCGAAGATCATCATTGCGATCTTCTTCGCCGGCTACCTGATGGTGAAGCGCGATGCGCTGGCGCTGGCCAGCCGCCGCTTCATGGGGCTCTACCTCCCCCGCGGCCGTGACCTCGGCCCCATTCTCGTCATCTGGGCGCTCAGCCTGATGATCCTGGTCTTCGAGACCGACCTGGGTACCTCGCTGCTGTTCTTCGGCCTGTTCGTCGTGATGCTGTACGTGGCCACCGAGCGCACCAGCTGGATCGTGTTCGGTCTGCTGCTCAGCGCCGGCGGCGCGGTCGCGGTGGCGACGTTCGAGTCGCACGTCCAGACCCGTGTCCACAACTGGCTCAACCCGCTGGAGCTGGCCAACGGCGGTGTCACCGAAACCGCCCAGGCCATGTACTCCTTCGGCTCCGGCGGCATCCTCGGCTCCGGTCTGGGACAGGGCTACTCCCGCCTCATCCTGGGAATCGCGCCGAAGAGTGACTACATTCTCGCCACGGTCGGCGAGGAGGTCGGCCTGGCCGGGCTGATGGCCATCCTGCTGCTGTACGGCCTGCTGATCGAGCGCGGTATCCGCACGGCGCTGGCGGCCCGCGACCCGTTCGGCAAGCTGCTGTCGATCGGCCTGTCCGGCGCCTTCGCGCTGCAGGTCTTCGTCGTCGCCGGCGGTGTGACCGGCCTGATCCCCCTGACGGGTATGACGATGCCGTTCCTCGCCCAGGGTGGCTCGTCCGTGATCGCCAACTGGGCACTGGTCGCGATCCTGCTCCGGATCAGCGACACCGCGCGCCGTCCGGCGCCGGCTCCCGCCCCGTCCACCGACGCCGAGATGACCCAGGTGGTCCACCCGTGA
- a CDS encoding MarR family winged helix-turn-helix transcriptional regulator, translating to MTHRDDSVETIQQEMTAFARRARATAARMHPELSLVSYTLLAHLDDQHGCRATDLAAHYLLDKSTVSRQIAALEKLDFVERRVDPEDHRVQVLHPTEKGAQVLANVTASRRKAFRERLADWDEDDLDRFAAYLLRYNAAQERLG from the coding sequence GTGACCCACCGCGACGACTCCGTCGAAACCATCCAGCAGGAGATGACCGCGTTCGCCCGCCGGGCCCGCGCGACCGCCGCCCGGATGCACCCCGAGCTGTCACTGGTCTCCTACACCCTGCTGGCACACCTCGATGACCAGCACGGATGCCGCGCCACGGACCTCGCCGCGCACTACCTCCTGGACAAGTCCACGGTCAGCCGCCAGATCGCCGCACTGGAGAAGCTGGACTTCGTCGAGCGCCGCGTCGACCCGGAGGACCACCGGGTCCAGGTGCTGCACCCCACCGAAAAGGGCGCCCAGGTCCTCGCCAACGTCACCGCCAGCCGCCGCAAGGCCTTCCGGGAACGGCTCGCCGACTGGGACGAGGACGACCTCGACCGTTTCGCCGCCTACCTGCTGCGCTACAACGCCGCACAGGAACGGCTGGGATAG
- a CDS encoding penicillin-binding protein 2, with translation MNKPLRRVAIFCGLLVLALLVRVNWVQFVEGDALKNDPHNRRVAIERYSTPRGNIIVDGKAITGSTTTDSGDFKYKRTYKNGKMWAPVTGYASQAFDANQLEKLNDGILSGTDDRLFFSRTVDMFTGSKQKGGNVVTTLDAKAQKAAYDGLGKQKGAVAAINPETGAILALASTPSYDPSTFAGMSNKDAEAYNALQKKSDPDEPMLNRALRQTYPPGSTFKVVTASAALQDGLYTDVDTKTRSPLPYTLPDTSGLPLKNEGNIPCENATLREALRWSCNTVFGKISADLGNKKMKAEAEKFGFNDPGINTPVRASESIYPTDNRPQNAMAGIGQASNRATPLQMAMVASAVANGGKLMKPYMVDQLVAPNLNVVQKHTPQEMSRPLSAENAQKVQSIMETVVKQGTGTNAQIPGVIVGGKTGTAQHGENNKDNPYAWFISYAKTDKGTPVAVAVVIEGSDTLRGDIAGGKLAAPIAKRVMQAVLEGEK, from the coding sequence GTGAACAAGCCCCTGCGCCGGGTCGCGATCTTCTGCGGCCTGCTCGTCCTCGCTCTGCTCGTCCGCGTCAACTGGGTGCAGTTCGTCGAGGGTGACGCGCTCAAGAACGACCCGCACAACCGCCGGGTCGCCATCGAGCGCTACAGCACGCCGCGCGGCAACATCATCGTCGACGGCAAGGCGATCACCGGCTCCACGACCACCGACAGCGGCGACTTCAAGTACAAGCGCACGTACAAGAACGGCAAGATGTGGGCGCCGGTCACCGGCTACGCCTCGCAGGCCTTCGACGCCAACCAGCTCGAGAAGCTGAACGACGGCATCCTCAGCGGCACCGACGACAGGCTCTTCTTCAGCCGCACGGTCGACATGTTCACCGGCAGCAAGCAGAAGGGCGGCAACGTGGTGACCACCCTCGACGCCAAGGCCCAGAAGGCCGCCTACGACGGCCTGGGCAAGCAGAAGGGCGCGGTCGCCGCGATCAACCCGGAGACCGGCGCGATCCTGGCGCTGGCCAGTACCCCGTCGTACGACCCGTCCACCTTCGCGGGGATGAGCAACAAGGACGCCGAGGCGTACAACGCGCTGCAGAAGAAGAGCGACCCCGACGAGCCGATGCTCAACCGGGCGCTGCGCCAGACCTACCCGCCCGGCTCCACCTTCAAGGTCGTCACGGCCTCGGCCGCGCTGCAGGACGGCCTCTACACGGACGTCGACACCAAGACCAGGTCGCCGCTGCCCTACACGCTCCCCGACACCTCGGGCCTCCCGCTGAAGAACGAGGGCAACATCCCCTGCGAGAACGCCACCCTGCGGGAGGCGCTGCGCTGGTCCTGCAACACGGTGTTCGGCAAGATCAGCGCGGACCTCGGCAACAAGAAGATGAAGGCCGAGGCGGAGAAGTTCGGCTTCAACGACCCGGGGATCAACACTCCGGTCCGCGCCTCGGAGAGCATCTACCCCACGGACAACCGGCCGCAGAACGCCATGGCGGGCATCGGCCAGGCCTCCAACCGCGCCACCCCGCTGCAGATGGCCATGGTCGCCTCGGCGGTCGCCAACGGCGGCAAGCTGATGAAGCCGTACATGGTCGACCAGCTGGTCGCGCCGAACCTCAATGTGGTCCAGAAGCACACGCCGCAGGAGATGAGCCGGCCGCTGAGCGCGGAGAACGCCCAGAAGGTGCAGAGCATCATGGAGACCGTGGTCAAGCAGGGCACGGGAACCAACGCCCAGATCCCGGGCGTCATCGTCGGCGGAAAGACCGGTACCGCCCAGCACGGCGAGAACAACAAGGACAATCCGTACGCCTGGTTCATTTCCTACGCGAAGACCGACAAGGGCACCCCCGTCGCGGTCGCGGTCGTCATTGAGGGATCCGACACTCTTCGCGGCGACATCGCCGGCGGAAAGCTTGCCGCTCCGATCGCGAAGCGCGTCATGCAGGCGGTACTCGAAGGCGAGAAGTGA
- a CDS encoding FMN-dependent NADH-azoreductase: protein MATLLLIDSSLFPEGGSASRSVTAAFRKAWEEQHPDGTVIHRDLAADPLPHLDGIGASAGYSDPAGHTPEQQAAFALRVRLAEELEQADAIVIGAPMYNFTIPSTLKAWLDQVIIMGRTAGEQPSAKGTPVTVVASRGGSYAPGTPREPFEYVQNYLEAVLSGGLGLDVDFIVPELTMAPNNPAMTELIPLYETSRDKAHEDAAAKAKALVARFAA from the coding sequence ATGGCCACGCTTCTGCTCATCGACTCCTCCCTGTTCCCCGAGGGCGGCTCCGCTTCCCGCTCGGTCACCGCGGCCTTCCGCAAGGCATGGGAGGAGCAGCACCCCGACGGCACGGTGATCCACCGCGACCTGGCCGCCGACCCGCTGCCGCACCTCGACGGCATCGGCGCCTCCGCCGGCTACTCCGACCCGGCCGGCCACACGCCCGAGCAGCAGGCGGCCTTCGCGCTGCGCGTGCGGCTGGCCGAGGAGCTGGAGCAGGCCGACGCGATCGTCATCGGCGCTCCGATGTACAACTTCACGATTCCTTCCACGCTCAAGGCGTGGCTCGACCAGGTGATCATCATGGGCCGCACCGCGGGCGAGCAGCCGTCCGCCAAGGGCACCCCGGTCACCGTCGTCGCCAGCCGCGGCGGTTCGTACGCGCCGGGCACGCCCCGCGAGCCCTTCGAGTACGTCCAGAACTACCTGGAAGCCGTACTCAGCGGCGGGCTGGGACTCGACGTCGACTTCATCGTCCCCGAGCTGACCATGGCCCCCAACAACCCGGCGATGACCGAGCTCATCCCGCTGTACGAGACCTCCCGCGACAAGGCCCACGAGGACGCGGCAGCCAAGGCCAAGGCCCTCGTCGCCCGCTTCGCCGCCTGA